One Papaver somniferum cultivar HN1 chromosome 10, ASM357369v1, whole genome shotgun sequence genomic window carries:
- the LOC113318803 gene encoding uncharacterized protein LOC113318803, whose translation MAEESSSPSVILQFAPFQSAVDDGLISGLNHWYKVKFLNSSLPFFVNRYDDMYLCGWHGVGDGFVRFGVCQGFEENTLISVVVTSDHAHKVFEEMPERPVEEHRSWTEFGWRKAVRGK comes from the exons ATGGCGGaagaatcatcatcaccatctgtTATTCTTCAGTTTGCTCCATTCCAAAGTGCTGTTGATGATGGATTAATCTCCGGTCTCAATCACTGGTATAAAGTTAAATTCTTAAACAGTTCTCTCCCTTTCTTCGTTAATCGTTATGATGATATGTATTTGTGTGGTTGGCATGGAGTCGGAGATGGGTTTGTGCGATTTGGAGTCTGCCAAGGGTTTGAGGAGAACACACTCATTTCAGTCGTGGTAACATCAGATCATGCACACAAAGTGTTTGAGGAAATGCCTGAGAGACCAGTTGAAGAACACAGATCGTGGACAGAGTTTGGGTGGAGAAA AGCTGTAAGAGGGAAATAA